The following proteins are co-located in the Trichormus variabilis 0441 genome:
- a CDS encoding response regulator: MNNKRILVVDNEQYIQEVAKICLETVAGWEVVTASSGQEGINKAETYQPDAILLDVMMPDMDGIATFEKLQANSVTQKIPVILLTAKIQASDRRRYSQLGMVSAIAKPFNPLELAGQVATALGWNLA, translated from the coding sequence ATGAACAACAAACGAATTTTAGTGGTCGATAACGAGCAGTATATTCAAGAAGTTGCCAAGATTTGCTTGGAAACAGTTGCAGGCTGGGAGGTTGTCACAGCCAGTTCAGGACAAGAAGGCATAAATAAAGCCGAGACTTACCAACCAGATGCAATTTTACTAGATGTGATGATGCCGGATATGGATGGTATCGCTACATTTGAGAAACTGCAAGCCAATTCCGTCACCCAAAAAATACCAGTAATCTTATTAACCGCCAAAATCCAAGCCTCTGACCGTCGCCGCTACTCCCAATTGGGGATGGTGAGTGCGATCGCTAAACCCTTCAATCCGCTAGAATTAGCTGGTCAAGTAGCCACCGCCCTTGGTTGGAATTTAGCCTGA